From Carettochelys insculpta isolate YL-2023 chromosome 3, ASM3395843v1, whole genome shotgun sequence, a single genomic window includes:
- the STX11 gene encoding syntaxin-11 yields the protein MKDRLCELCELARLYNQQFPNNEDDEDIPDETLLFEADYALATLYKDIQSIRTDNLHLKDDIKRLGKQNSRFLTSMRRLSSIKRDTNSIAKDIKARGEGIHRKLQAMKDFSEDAEAKHGTISVVTRVSKNHYVDLMHAFQEAMFEYNETEMNQRENCKIRIQRQLEIMGKDVSGNQIEDMIEQGKWDVFSENLLSDVRGARAALNEIETRHKELLKLETRIREVHELFLQVALLVEQQSDTFDIIQLNMEKVEDYVGEAKCQVRKALEYRRKHPCRTLLCCCISCCKD from the coding sequence ATGAAGGACCGTCTGTGTGAATTGTGTGAATTAGCCAGGCTTTATAATCAACAGTTTCCTAACAATGAGGATGATGAGGATATACCTGATGAGACCCTCTTGTTTGAGGCTGATTATGCCCTCGCAACTCTTTACAAGGATATCCAGAGTATCAGAACAGACAACCTCCACCTGAAAGACGATATCAAACGGCTAGGTAAACAAAATAGCCGCTTTCTTACCTCCATGCGCCGTCTCAGTAGCATCAAACGAGATACTAACAGCATCGCCAAAGACATCAAGGCCCGTGGAGAAGGCATCCACAGGAAACTCCAGGCAATGAAGGACTTCAGTGAAGATGCAGAAGCGAAACATGGCACAATTTCTGTCGTAACCCGTGTATCAAAGAATCACTATGTTGACCTCATGCATGCCTTTCAGGAAGCCATGTTTGAGTATAACGAGACCGAGATGAACCAGCGGGAGAACTGCAAGATTCGGATCCAGAGACAGCTGGAGATCATGGGCAAGGATGTTTCTGGAAACCAAATTGAGGACATGATCGAGCAAGGCAAGTGGGATGTTTTCTCTGAGAATCTCCTGTCTGATGTCAGAGGGGCTCGCGCAGCCTTGAATGAAATAGAGACACGGCACAAAGAGTTGCTGAAGTTGGAGACTCGCATCCGGGAGGTTCATGAGCTCTTTCTGCAGGTGGCGCTGCTGGTAGAGCAACAGTCTGACACATTTGACATCATCCAACTAAATATGGAAAAAGTTGAGGACTATGTAGGTGAGGCTAAATGTCAGGTGAGGAAGGCTTTGGAATACAGGAGAAAGCATCCTTGTCGAACACTCCTCTGCTGTTGCATTTCATGCTGCAAAGACTGA